In Sphingobium sp. Z007, one DNA window encodes the following:
- the recN gene encoding DNA repair protein RecN codes for MLISLAIRNVVLIEALDLEFGAGLSVLTGETGAGKSILLDSLGLALGARADSGLVRNGEAQASVVATFEPPAAATRVALLLADNGIEIEPGEPLLIRRLVKADGGSRAFVNDQPCSAALLRELGGSLVEIHGQHDDRGLLNPRGHRALLDSYGRCEAGAVALAHAGWRAAAKALAEARATVDNAARDRDYLTHAVEELRKFAPEPGEEATLAEERATMQKGARLTDDLSAVGDCLTGSDGGLAQLRQAARRLDRIASEEPLLAAVLEALDRAVTEAGEAEDRLAEAAEALSFDPARLDRVETRLFDLRGLARKHQVQPDDLAALRDEMDAKLAAIEGGEEHIAKLEADVATKAAAYRAAAQALSGERQMAAGRLDAAVAAELAPLKLDAARFRTVVAQLDEAQWSAQGMDRVEFEISTNPGAPFAPLAKIASGGELSRFILALKVALAEQGGADTLIFDEIDRGVGGAVADAIGERLSRLAQSNQILVVTHSPQVAARGAGHLLIAKSSDGTVTRTGVHALDDAERREEIARMLSGAEITAEARAQAERLLERV; via the coding sequence ATGCTGATCTCGCTCGCCATCCGCAATGTCGTGCTGATCGAGGCGCTGGACCTGGAGTTCGGCGCGGGCCTTTCAGTGCTGACCGGCGAAACGGGGGCGGGCAAGTCGATCCTGCTCGATTCGCTGGGTCTGGCGCTGGGCGCGCGTGCCGACAGCGGTTTGGTGCGCAATGGTGAGGCGCAGGCGAGCGTCGTCGCCACCTTCGAACCGCCGGCGGCCGCCACGCGCGTCGCTCTGCTGCTGGCGGACAATGGCATCGAGATCGAACCGGGCGAACCATTGTTGATCCGCCGTCTGGTGAAGGCCGATGGCGGTAGCCGCGCCTTCGTCAACGACCAGCCCTGTTCCGCGGCGCTGCTGCGCGAGTTGGGCGGATCGCTGGTCGAGATTCATGGCCAGCATGACGATCGCGGCCTGCTCAATCCGCGCGGCCATCGGGCCCTGCTCGACAGCTATGGCCGCTGCGAGGCCGGGGCGGTGGCGTTGGCCCATGCCGGCTGGCGCGCGGCCGCCAAGGCGCTGGCGGAGGCGCGCGCGACCGTGGACAATGCCGCGCGCGATCGCGATTATCTAACTCACGCCGTCGAAGAATTGCGCAAGTTCGCGCCTGAACCCGGTGAAGAGGCTACGCTGGCCGAGGAACGCGCCACCATGCAGAAGGGCGCGCGCCTGACCGACGACCTGTCCGCCGTGGGCGATTGCCTAACCGGATCGGATGGTGGCTTGGCTCAGTTGCGGCAGGCCGCGCGTCGGCTGGACCGGATCGCGTCGGAAGAGCCGTTGTTGGCCGCGGTGCTCGAAGCGTTGGACCGCGCGGTGACGGAGGCGGGCGAGGCCGAGGATCGGCTGGCCGAAGCCGCCGAGGCGCTGAGCTTCGACCCCGCGCGCCTCGACAGGGTCGAAACCCGGTTGTTCGACCTGCGCGGATTGGCGCGCAAGCATCAGGTGCAGCCCGACGATCTGGCCGCGCTGCGCGACGAGATGGACGCCAAGTTGGCCGCGATCGAGGGCGGCGAAGAGCATATAGCCAAGCTGGAGGCCGATGTCGCGACGAAGGCCGCCGCCTATCGCGCCGCCGCGCAGGCGCTGTCGGGTGAGCGGCAGATGGCGGCCGGGCGTCTGGATGCTGCGGTGGCGGCGGAATTGGCACCGCTCAAACTGGACGCCGCCCGATTCCGCACCGTCGTCGCGCAACTGGATGAGGCGCAGTGGAGCGCGCAGGGCATGGATAGGGTGGAGTTCGAAATCTCGACCAACCCCGGTGCGCCCTTCGCGCCGCTGGCCAAGATCGCAAGCGGAGGCGAATTGTCGCGCTTCATCCTGGCGCTGAAGGTCGCGCTGGCCGAGCAGGGCGGGGCCGATACGCTGATCTTCGACGAGATCGACCGGGGCGTGGGCGGCGCGGTGGCCGATGCGATCGGCGAACGGCTGTCGCGGCTGGCGCAGAGCAATCAGATATTGGTCGTCACCCACAGCCCGCAGGTCGCGGCGCGGGGCGCGGGGCATCTGCTGATCGCGAAATCGAGTGACGGCACGGTAACGCGCACCGGCGTTCATGCGCTGGATGATGCGGAACGCCGTGAGGAAATCGCGCGGATGCTGTCTGGCGCAGAAATTACCGCAGAGGCGCGCGCGCAGGCGGAGCGGTTGCTGGAGCGGGTTTGA
- a CDS encoding outer membrane protein assembly factor BamD, with protein MLTKTMTRIGAATALVLIASPVLTGCSTSKNKADTQYVARDVSTLYNSGKDRLDRGQYKLAAALFDEVERQHPYSPWARRAQLMSAFSYYMNQDYAESISASQRFLSIHTGNKDAPYAYYLIALCYYEQIADVTRDQKITQQGLDALGELIRRYPDTRYAADARLKVDLVNDHLAGKEMEVGRFYQRRGQWLAATLRFRSVVDKYQTTTHTPEALERLVESYLSLGIPAEAQKAAAVLGRNYPGTKWYERSYKLMQEHGVKA; from the coding sequence ATGCTGACGAAAACCATGACGCGCATTGGCGCGGCCACCGCCCTGGTCCTGATCGCCTCGCCTGTCCTTACCGGCTGCTCCACGTCAAAGAACAAGGCCGACACCCAATATGTCGCGCGCGACGTGTCCACCCTGTATAACAGTGGCAAGGACCGGCTGGACCGGGGCCAGTATAAGCTGGCCGCCGCCCTGTTCGATGAGGTTGAACGCCAACATCCCTATTCGCCCTGGGCGCGCCGCGCGCAGCTCATGTCGGCCTTCAGCTATTATATGAACCAGGATTATGCCGAATCCATCTCGGCGTCGCAGCGTTTCCTGTCGATCCACACCGGCAACAAGGACGCGCCCTACGCCTATTATCTGATCGCGCTCTGCTATTATGAGCAGATCGCCGACGTCACCCGCGACCAGAAGATCACGCAGCAGGGGCTGGACGCGCTGGGCGAACTGATCCGCCGCTATCCCGACACCCGCTACGCCGCCGACGCGCGGTTGAAGGTCGACTTGGTCAACGATCACCTGGCGGGCAAGGAAATGGAAGTCGGCCGATTCTACCAGCGCCGCGGCCAGTGGCTGGCCGCCACGCTGCGTTTCCGTTCGGTGGTCGATAAATATCAGACCACGACGCATACGCCCGAAGCGCTGGAACGGCTGGTCGAATCCTATCTCTCGCTCGGTATCCCGGCCGAAGCGCAGAAGGCCGCCGCCGTGCTGGGCCGCAACTATCCCGGCACCAAATGGTATGAGCGCAGCTACAAGCTGATGCAGGAACATGGGGTCAAGGCCTGA
- a CDS encoding sensor histidine kinase, protein MQGSNERFVERLPLVLDRPVYGYILTLLFCGAALLLRFAAEPLLPAGYPFVTFFPAVILSSFLFGIRPGIFAALLGGLLSWYFFIPPFNRLAMNPAVAVAMIFYVGVVVVDIALIHFMQRANFNLAVERERSRALAENRELLFHELQHRVSNNLQVVAAMLALQRRHVDHDDARRALDDASGRVALVGRISRALYDPSGAGQDVKTFLTTLASDVLDASGRKDIDLTVRAPDAMTLDAAISVPLALIVAEAVSNAVEHGLPDRPGRIDVALVTQDGAIALRIADNGHGLAPDAPSGGAVGSLGLRIAHALAGQLGGRFALEATAAGGAVARLDIPARTAC, encoded by the coding sequence ATGCAGGGCAGTAATGAGCGGTTCGTCGAACGCCTGCCGCTTGTGCTCGATCGGCCAGTCTATGGCTATATATTGACTCTGCTGTTCTGCGGCGCGGCGCTATTGCTGCGGTTCGCGGCCGAACCGCTGCTGCCGGCGGGCTATCCGTTCGTTACTTTCTTTCCCGCTGTGATCCTGTCCTCCTTCCTGTTCGGCATCCGCCCCGGCATCTTCGCTGCGCTTCTGGGCGGTCTGCTGTCCTGGTATTTCTTCATCCCGCCCTTCAACCGATTGGCGATGAACCCGGCGGTCGCGGTGGCGATGATCTTCTATGTGGGGGTGGTGGTGGTCGACATCGCCCTGATCCATTTCATGCAACGGGCCAATTTCAACCTGGCGGTCGAGCGGGAACGTAGCCGCGCGCTGGCCGAAAATCGCGAACTGCTCTTCCATGAACTGCAACATCGTGTGTCCAATAATCTGCAGGTGGTCGCCGCGATGCTGGCGCTCCAGCGCCGCCATGTCGATCATGATGATGCGCGCCGCGCGCTGGACGACGCGTCGGGGCGGGTCGCGCTGGTCGGCCGGATCAGCCGTGCGCTCTACGATCCGTCGGGGGCGGGGCAGGATGTGAAGACCTTCCTCACCACCCTGGCCAGCGACGTGCTGGACGCCAGTGGCCGCAAGGATATCGACCTGACGGTGCGTGCGCCCGATGCGATGACGCTGGACGCGGCCATCAGCGTGCCGTTGGCGTTGATCGTCGCCGAAGCGGTCAGCAATGCTGTGGAACATGGATTGCCCGACCGGCCGGGTCGGATCGACGTCGCTCTTGTGACGCAGGACGGCGCGATCGCCTTGCGCATCGCTGACAATGGCCATGGACTTGCCCCGGACGCGCCGTCAGGCGGCGCGGTCGGATCGCTGGGGTTGCGCATCGCGCACGCGCTGGCGGGGCAGTTGGGCGGGCGTTTCGCGCTGGAAGCGACAGCAGCGGGCGGCGCCGTTGCCCGGTTGGACATACCCGCCCGGACGGCTTGTTGA
- the pnp gene encoding polyribonucleotide nucleotidyltransferase codes for MFDVKKVSIELAGKTLTLETGRIARQADAAVLATYGETVVLCAVTAAKSVKEGQDFFPLTVHYQEKYSAAGRIPGGFFKRERGATEKETLVSRLIDRPLRPLFPEGFYNEINVIAQVLSFDGESEPDMVAMIAASAALTLSGVPFMGPIGAARVGYKDGEYQLNPSLDEVKTGELDLVVAATYDAVMMVESEAKELSEEIMLGAVLFAHDASKKIVDAIIALAEKAAKDPWDMAKSDDLGDLKAKLKKLIGKDIAAAYKLTDKSARSNALNEARAKAKAKFTADGLDAQTVMAGIKLTKKLEAEIVRGAILKDGKRIDGRTTTQIRPIEAMVGFLPRTHGSALFTRGETQSICTTTLGTKDAEQMIDGLTGLHYENFMLHYNFPPYSVGEVGRFGAPGRREVGHGKLAWRALHPVLPSKDEFPYTIRVLSDITESNGSSSMATVCGGSLSMMDAGVPLKRPVSGIAMGLILEGKDFAVLSDILGDEDHLGDMDFKVAGTSEGITTMQMDIKIAGITREIFEAALTQAKEGRAHILGEMAKSLSSTRTELSAHAPRIETLQIDKSKIREVIGTGGKVIREIVAETGAKVDIDDEGLIKISSSDPAQIEAARKWILGITQEAEVGKIYDGKVVNIVDFGAFVNFMGGKDGLVHVSEMKNERVEKPTDVVSEGQDVKVKVLEIDPRGKVRLSMRVVDQETGEELEDTRPAREAREPRSDRGPRRDGGGGGDRGPRREGGEGRGDRGRGPRRDGGDRGPRRERSEGGNDANDDRGPAPGGLPDFLTQD; via the coding sequence ATGTTCGACGTCAAGAAAGTATCCATCGAGCTGGCCGGCAAGACGCTGACCCTCGAAACCGGTCGTATTGCGCGCCAGGCTGACGCCGCCGTGCTGGCCACCTATGGCGAAACCGTGGTGCTGTGCGCCGTGACCGCCGCCAAGAGCGTGAAGGAAGGCCAGGACTTCTTCCCGCTGACCGTTCACTATCAGGAAAAATATTCCGCCGCCGGCCGCATCCCCGGTGGTTTCTTCAAGCGTGAGCGCGGCGCTACGGAAAAGGAAACGCTGGTTTCCCGCCTGATCGATCGTCCGCTCCGTCCGCTGTTCCCCGAAGGTTTCTACAACGAAATCAACGTCATCGCCCAGGTGCTGTCGTTCGATGGCGAAAGCGAGCCGGACATGGTGGCGATGATCGCCGCATCGGCCGCCCTGACCCTGTCTGGCGTGCCCTTCATGGGTCCGATCGGCGCGGCGCGCGTCGGTTACAAGGATGGCGAATATCAGCTCAACCCGTCACTGGACGAAGTGAAGACCGGCGAACTCGACCTGGTCGTCGCCGCCACGTACGACGCGGTGATGATGGTCGAATCCGAAGCGAAAGAGCTGTCGGAAGAGATCATGTTGGGCGCCGTCCTGTTCGCGCATGACGCCAGCAAGAAGATCGTCGACGCCATCATCGCCCTGGCGGAAAAAGCTGCCAAAGACCCTTGGGACATGGCCAAGAGCGATGACCTGGGCGACCTGAAGGCGAAGCTCAAGAAGCTGATCGGCAAGGATATTGCCGCCGCCTACAAGCTGACCGACAAGTCGGCCCGTTCCAACGCGCTGAACGAAGCCCGCGCCAAGGCGAAGGCGAAGTTCACCGCCGACGGCCTGGACGCCCAGACCGTCATGGCCGGCATCAAGCTGACCAAGAAGCTGGAAGCGGAAATCGTGCGCGGCGCTATCCTGAAGGACGGCAAGCGTATCGACGGTCGCACCACCACGCAGATCCGCCCGATCGAAGCAATGGTCGGTTTCCTGCCCCGCACCCATGGTTCGGCCCTGTTCACGCGCGGTGAGACGCAGTCGATCTGCACCACCACGCTGGGCACCAAGGACGCCGAGCAGATGATCGACGGCCTCACGGGCCTGCATTATGAAAACTTCATGCTGCACTATAACTTCCCGCCCTACTCGGTCGGTGAAGTCGGCCGCTTCGGCGCGCCGGGTCGTCGCGAAGTGGGTCATGGCAAGCTGGCATGGCGTGCGCTGCACCCCGTGCTGCCGAGCAAGGATGAGTTTCCCTACACGATCCGCGTTCTTTCGGACATCACCGAATCGAACGGTTCGTCGTCGATGGCGACCGTCTGCGGCGGTTCGCTCTCGATGATGGACGCCGGTGTGCCCTTGAAGCGCCCCGTGTCCGGCATCGCCATGGGCCTGATCCTGGAAGGCAAGGACTTTGCCGTCCTGTCCGACATCCTGGGTGACGAAGATCATCTGGGCGACATGGACTTCAAGGTTGCCGGCACGTCCGAAGGCATCACCACGATGCAGATGGACATCAAGATTGCGGGCATCACGCGCGAAATCTTCGAAGCGGCGCTGACGCAGGCGAAGGAAGGCCGCGCCCACATCCTGGGTGAGATGGCCAAGTCGCTGTCCTCGACCCGCACCGAATTGTCGGCGCACGCTCCGCGCATCGAAACCTTGCAGATCGACAAGTCGAAGATCCGTGAAGTCATCGGCACCGGTGGCAAGGTGATCCGCGAGATCGTCGCCGAAACCGGCGCGAAGGTCGACATCGACGACGAAGGCCTGATCAAGATCAGCTCGTCCGATCCCGCGCAGATCGAGGCCGCCCGCAAGTGGATCCTGGGCATCACCCAGGAAGCGGAAGTCGGCAAGATCTATGACGGCAAGGTCGTCAACATCGTGGACTTCGGTGCCTTCGTGAACTTCATGGGCGGCAAGGACGGTCTCGTCCATGTGTCCGAAATGAAGAATGAGCGCGTCGAAAAGCCGACCGACGTCGTGTCGGAAGGCCAGGACGTGAAGGTCAAGGTTCTGGAAATCGATCCGCGCGGCAAGGTTCGCCTGTCGATGCGCGTTGTCGATCAGGAAACCGGCGAAGAGCTGGAGGACACCCGTCCTGCCCGCGAAGCGCGCGAACCGCGCAGCGATCGTGGCCCGCGCCGTGATGGCGGCGGTGGTGGCGACCGTGGTCCGCGCCGCGAGGGCGGCGAGGGCCGTGGCGACCGTGGTCGTGGCCCGCGCCGTGACGGCGGTGACCGCGGTCCGCGTCGCGAACGCAGCGAAGGCGGCAATGATGCCAATGACGATCGGGGACCGGCACCGGGCGGTCTGCCCGACTTCCTGACCCAGGACTAA